Within Desulfobacter sp., the genomic segment CATGGTGAGTTTCTTCATCTTAACTTTCTCCTTTGTGTTGTTTTTCCATTCCAAATTCCGCTGAAAAACCGATGCAGCCAACTACACAGAAACCGCTCCAGACCAACTTCGGAAACGCTATTTTACGCTTCGGCGAATCAGGCATTCCGGTGTACTGGAAATGCCCTGCAAAGTTCCAACACCTTTTGTTCAGCTCTTTCAACTACTTCTTTATTATTTCCCCGGTTCATCATGATCTCGTCCATGAGACCGGCAACTTCCTTCATCTGGGGTTTTCCCATCCCCCTTGCAGCCGTGGCGCCGCTGCCCAGGCGGATGCCGCTGACCCGTCCCGGCCGTCCCGCATCCCGGGGCACCACATTCCGGTTCAAAATAATCCCGGCGGACTCAAGGGCCTTTTCGGCGTCTTTCCCGGACATCCCTTTGGATTCAAGGTCCAGGATTACTTGGTGGTTATCCGTTCCCCCGGTCACCACGGCGTAGCCTTTTTGTTCAAATTCTTCAGATAAAGCCTTAGCGTTTTCCAGGGTTTTTCTCTGAATGTCAATAAAATTTTCACTTTGGGCCAATTTAAAGCTTAAGGCCTTGGCCGCAATCATATTTACGGCGGATGTCCCCTGGCAGCCGGGAAAGACCGCCCGGTCCACACGGGGCCCGAATTCCTCCCGGCAGAGGATCACCCCGCCCCGGCATCCCATCATGGTTTTGTAGCAGGTAAAGGTGACAAAATCGCAGTGGGGCAGGGGGCTGGGAATCACCCCGGCCGCCACCAGTCCGGCCAGGTGGGCGATGTCCGCCATGAGCAGCGCCCCCACTTCCCTTGCGATCCCGGCCATGGTTTCATAATCGATGAGCCGGGGATAGGAGGAGGCGCCGGCCACGATCATTTTTGGCCGGATGGCCAGGGCCATATCCCGGATCTGGCCGTAATC encodes:
- a CDS encoding serine hydroxymethyltransferase; amino-acid sequence: MDFSLKEAVMGYLEQDDPRLAQLVRAEEARLEDTLDLIAAENHSPPSIMEAMGSAFNTKTIEGYPGNRFHAGCVHADRVEELAVERAKALFKAEYANVQPHSGTSANLAVYFSVLETGDKILSMSLPHGGHLSHGHSASMTSKCFDFSHYTVDPETGLLDYGQIRDMALAIRPKMIVAGASSYPRLIDYETMAGIAREVGALLMADIAHLAGLVAAGVIPSPLPHCDFVTFTCYKTMMGCRGGVILCREEFGPRVDRAVFPGCQGTSAVNMIAAKALSFKLAQSENFIDIQRKTLENAKALSEEFEQKGYAVVTGGTDNHQVILDLESKGMSGKDAEKALESAGIILNRNVVPRDAGRPGRVSGIRLGSGATAARGMGKPQMKEVAGLMDEIMMNRGNNKEVVERAEQKVLELCRAFPVHRNA